The stretch of DNA GCCCCCTCTCCCTGTTGTCGATAGCCCAGTTTTGTGAAGAAGGCCGCCCCCACCTTGGAGGGATAGGGGACATGTGCATATATTCTGTGTGCtcccatctccctctctctctgttccagACTCTGGACAAACAGTCGAGCTAGGCCGTCCCTTCGGTACCAACTGCTTGTCACCAGCCTACAGATCCTCCTGATGCCCGGCCGCCTCTCAGGCTCACAAAATATACAGCCAACCACTTCCCCCTCGCACTCCGCCACCCAGACCTGTCCTGCTGCCTGCTCCCTCTCTGGAGTGATCTTTTCAGTTGACACATCCTTGTTCTTGTCTTTGGATGATATTCTGCATCTTGGCTGAAAAAAGTAATTAGGGTACATGGCTGCAATGTTTGAACACTAGCATGAAATTATATGCACAAAACTAAACATTTCCAGTAGACTCACCCTTTTTGTTATTGGTGTCTTTCCACTGATCCTACAATAGGGATTCTGCagtgtctcttcctctgtccccCGGTGGCTGCTGCCAATGTAGTCCCAGTAGGGACGGCTGCTGCCCAGAACCCCTGTGGACCTTGGCATGGTGATCTTGAGAAAAATGATTAGTAGGAAGACAGGAATAGCGAGGGCAAGGATAAAGGAGTGAACAAGGCAGCGTAGGATTGAGGAGAAAACAGCTAAGATGAAGAGGCAGAGTGGACGAGTGAGGATGTGGAGGATGAGACGATTTTCTGTGCCCTCGCAGCCCTCCTGTAAAGAAAACGATTTAATAGaagttcaaaaataaaaaaataagcacAGTCCCCCAAAGGAGATGACTAGATAACCCAGATGAAGGCAGACTACACTTGAATGTGTCCTACAAACCTTGATAAGAGCTTTAATCATCTCTATGTCttcctccttcatcctcctcatcacaACTTGATCTAGCTCCAGCCGGACCATGTTTATTAATGCTCCAACAGTGGGTCAGCTGGCTCTACCCACAATGTGTTGCAACCTCCAACATCCACACAGTGATGCACCAGGAACCTAGAAAAACGCATAATAAGGAGAGGATCATAAAGGTAGCAGCCGATACTACATCATGCAGTTAataattgtatttcttttagCTCTGCGCTGACAGGCAATTTCATGTTGAATTTCAACGTTGTATTTCCAGCATTAATATTGTACAATGCACTAGACTTGACATACAGTGAAGCAGTAATGTATGATTACATCCACCACAGCCCTGAACAACAAAGGCAGATGAGGATTATGGCAGATTTGCAGTCGCATCTTTCTGCACATCGCAACCCATTCTAGCTGTCATCTTTACAATAAACCGAGATCATCGAAGGTGAACTCGTGAAGTGCAAAGACCTTGTTCAGATCCATATATGGTAACTATTTAGTGCTGCCGTTTCCTGACCTCCCTTCTGCACTAAAGCAGTCCCACTTACCTTCAGATTCAGCTGATAATAAACTGTGTGTAGCTGTTGTTTCGTCGGTGTGGCTTTCGCACGTTTCACAGAATGACCACAAAGTCGTATCTTGGTTTAAAATAGAGGGATTCTTAGTGCAAATGTACTCAGCTTTGTGTCCTCTTGCGGGTTTTCAATGCGCCCACTTAAGCCATTTGCGTACGTATAATCTGAGCTGCGTAATGCGCGGCGTAAGAACAGACCGACGGCGTAAAGGGGGGGTCCAAAGGCCCTGAGCTCTCTGCAAGGTTATAAAAACGGATTAAACTGAGCTAAaacttaaaaagagaaagagagaaaaaagattaaaaaataaataaataaaataaacgaaACATTCATTAATAATTACTACAATTTATTAATACAATTGGGAAGAAAGTAGGCAATTTACAACACTTATTCACAAACTTATTTACTTAATAAACATGCTGCCAATGACAGCATCAATTAAACTAATATGTTCAGGAATATTTTGAGGTCCATGTACAGCCCATTTGAATGTATAACATTTCTAGTATGTGGCACCATGGCATTACAACACAGTACTCAGGAACTTCTCAGTTCCAGAAGAACTCAAACTGGCTAAAGTGCAAACACACTCGGCTCACCATTAGTGAGGCATTCATTCGCACACATCATTTTCCTCTAACATGCCTGCTGAAATTTTAGTTAGAGAAATGTACGTCTTTAGATTTAGCTATAGGCCCATTTCTTATTGTGTCTTCAGTGCACGACTGTACCTCTGTGTTGGCTGCAGAGTTGTGTTCCTTCacagacttttcattttcctctgcaTTTGTATTCTCATATTTTACCTCAGTACTTTGTGAGAGCTCTCCatcccccccaccctccattcTTCCTTCCCTTAAGCTACTCGTACTGACCTCAATTATGACAATTTCCTCTCCACTTTCCAGTTGAAATATACTTCCCCCACTCTCAGTAACATTACCATTTGCAGCATTGCAACCTGCCCCCTCTTCCCCAATAATTCCCCCTTCACCTTGTATGAGGGCTATCATCTGCATGCCTTCCTCAGCTTCCTGCTCCATTTTGGTCTCACCTCCCAGTTCAAACACCACCTCTTGCCCATCAAGGGGTACCAAGCCTTGAGTTGGTGTGCAAGATAGCTGCAGGCTATTGTCTTGCCCTTGGCTGAAGGTGGCACTGGAGGGACTGCTGTCCTGTGCCTCAGTGTGGAAATGGAGGACATAAGATTcgccctggctgctctcctctccGGCATGTCTCTCAGACTTTTCTCCACCCCATTTGTGAAGAAGTGACATCAACCCCCCATTAtcccctcccttttctccttcacCTTGCCCATCCGTTTTAAACTGAAGCACAAGTGATTTTCCCTCTCCACCCATTCCCCCATCAACTGCCCCTGCTGTTGCATCCCCTTCAAACTGTAACACATACGAGTCCCCACCCTCCTCAATACTCATCCCCTCCTTTGTCTGTTCTTCATTATCAAAGCACAATACAAACTGTTTCCCTGTAATGGTATCCCCTGTTGTCATTTGCTCAACAGTGGTATGAGTTTTCCTTTCCAGAGTTGCTTTGATAGGACTGCAAGCTGATGCTGTGGCTACGGTGGCGGCTGGTGTAACCGTGGTAACAGCTGATGGGGCTCCTGAGGTGTCCGCTGTGGGAACTACAGAGGTAGAGGATGAAAATGTTGGAACAGTAGTGCAAGATGTTGATAAAGAACAATGGGAACCAGATGACGGTGATGTGGTGgtgtcagctgcagcaacattctGTGTGTTGCCGTCTGTTGATAACAACGCCCCAGCTGCAGTATGACTGACAGTAGCTGTTGCAGACTTCTGAAGAGCAGCTTTGGGTTTGCGGCCCCGCCTGCCCCGTGCTGTCCGTGTGCTTTTCCCCAATATGGGCTTAGTCAGTAGAGAGTTAGTTGACAGGGTATGCGTTGGTGTGGCAACTGGAGTGtttgcattgttgttgttgttggtgatTATGATCCTggtctgctgttgttgctgtgataGAGTTGGAAACTGGGGTATTGGAGTCTGTGTTTGGTTTAGGACGGGCTGTAGTGCTTGGATGGTCTGTAATACGGGCAGAGTCTGTGGCTCCAGAGCTGGTGGAGGATTGTTTGTTGTGGGAACAAGAATCAAGCTGGACTGGCTGCCGTTGTTGGAGGGacactgcagcaggaggaaattTTGGGGCTGCGacggaggtggtggtggaggaggaggaggggtagGTGCTGGGGATGACAGAGGAATGAGTTGCAGGCCACTGGCTGTCTGAATCATAAAGTAGTTCTGGGATGTATTGGGGGGAATATTAAGTGCTGGTTGGGACACAATCAGACTGCCATTGTTTCCTGAGGCTTCCAGGGTGATGGGGTTGAGCAAGGTTGTGGTTGTTGTTACTCCTCCAACACTGGCTTTCACAGCCACACCATCTTTACCTCCTCTGGCAGGGCAGGGCATGGGAACGCTGTTGCCATGGGTACGGATGTGCCTCTGCAAGTAGGAGTGCATAACAAACTCCTTAGAGCAGTATGGGCATTTGAAGTCCTTGCGTGAGGAGTGTGTGCGAAGGTGGAGTTGAAGGTTGGAGGAGTGTGTAAAGCTTTTATTGCAGTGTGTGCACTGAAAGGGTCTTTCACCAGAATGGGTGCGTTCATGCTGCtcagagaaaagaaaccaacggaacagagaagagaaatgcagaaaacagTTGGTGAGATCAGAAAAAACGATGGAATCCAAATAACACAGAATCGACTTCAGTTCACAGCCAAATCTTTACACTGACCTGTTTAAGGTTTGATGTCTGCGAGAAAGACTTGGAGCAGATGGAGCATATGTGGGGCCGCAGTCCAGAGTGCATCTGACTGTGTCGCCGCAGACAGCTGGTATTTTTGAAGGACTTACCACACTCTTTACACACATATGGCCTCTCACCTGTGTGCTGCCGCAAATGGTACTGGTAGTGAGAGCTCCATTTGAAAGTGAGTGGGCAGTGAGGACACTGAAACGCCCTTACACCTGTGTGTACCTGAGTAAAGTGTAATAGGTAAAACAAAACTTCATTACTGAAATTTTTTTGGCAATAACCTGCAAGTTTTTAGTGCCCCACCAAAACCGatactcaatttttttttttttttaataaatcaagaTTCTAAACTCTTCTGGACATATTTTCTGGTGGGCTATAAACTTGGCCAATATTTTGTGACTTCGAGTGTGTGTTCTAATGAGTACAACATGGCACAAGGAATATTAAATCACATGAAATAAAGACTGTTACAGCTGAAGCATTGTGTGATAAAATCTGCTTAGCTGTGAGAGTGCTGTAACGGCAGTGTGTTATTGTACAGGAATGAGTTGTTATTGCTATTTGGATTTGCCTATTGTAGACATCAATCATCTGCCGGGGTATGTTCTAAACTGGAGAGTCACACCACCTGTAAACTAGAGGAACGTGGCCTTCTTTAATTTTTCTAATTAAACTAGATCACATTTCCTGAAATTTAGCTCCAATTCATTTgtctcagaaaaacacaacagaggagtGAGTCTTACCCTCTGATGGATTGAAAGCAGGGATGACCTTTTAAAACTCTTTCCACACTCAGTGCAGCGGTAGGGCCTTTCCCCAGTGTGATCTCTCATGTGGTACTTCAGCCCAGATGAAcctttgaaggcttttccaCACTCTGAACAGCGGTATGGCCTTTCTGTATGCAAgtgtgtgaaacaaaaacaaaacattttaatcacagGAACTACAGAATTAAacattctttttgtttcctgattGCCAGTCATTTCCGATGACAGCCATTTTCAGTATGAATACAGCACGGCTAGCTTTGCATTAATGAAAATACCAGTGCCGGTGGAACGTATATACGAAAATTCACATGCAGATAGGTGATGGGTTGAATTTCCTAATGTACTGACaaatttttttacataaatttcCACTGTCCTGAAGTCCATTCTGCCTTTACCTCCAGCAGGTGTGCTCTTGCTGGCTCCTGTCTTTTTGGGGGCTTTGGTCGGTTTGGCTGGCTGCTCCTCTTGCTCTTCTCCAACTGTAATGATGTCGACATGTATCTCCCTCTGGCCTTCCTGCTGCTTGTCTGCCTGGCTGGGAGAGGAGGgcagggggagagacagagagagggatggagggcaCACTATTTCCGCCTCTGCCTCAGCCAGGAGACGCTGCTCTGGAGTGTGGGAGTGCTGGTGGGTGAGaagtgaggagagaagaggaaaggagcGGTCGCAGGCGGAGCAGCTGAACTGGGAGCGGGACTGTGATGAGAGAGAGTGcatctggaaaaacagaaaaggagtaCCGGAGATGAAGGTTATCATGGATATCTGTATCTGTGTAATTCTGCCAGTAGCGGAGCTGCTATAAAAGCAATCCTCACCAGTGACATATGTCTATTGAGGCCTCCACTGGTCTTGAAGGTCTTACTGCAGTAGCCACATGACAGCCCTGCCCATGTGGTTCTGGCCTCTGGCTGAACGGTCTCAGAGCTCTGAGTCACCTCGGTGAAGCTCTGCAGCAGGTCAAACTGGGCCTGGGTGGTGTCCACATTCTGAGGACAGACCAAAGGaagtaacacaatcaaaacCCCATAGCTTCCGTTTAAACTTATTGACTTTACAGCATGGGatacaaaattttattttgattaaattaatattatatCTATTTGTTATCTGATTGAGCCCATCACTTACTGCATTGTTGCTATCTGCACCTTCTGTCAGTCCAAGGAGAACCTCTGTTGTTTGTCCATTTTCAGCCACTGTGGTAGTTTCCACCACCTCCTCAAAGTCAGCTAGCAGGTGTCCAGCTCCAACAAGCCCATCCCCAACCTCCATCCCTGGCCCAGGCCCTGTCTCTCCACTGGCCCTGTTCTGCTCTGGAGCTATGTGGATGGCCTGgtgctcctccagctctgtttgtgtgccaAAGGTATGACTGCAGCTGCCACAGCTATAAAGCAGCACACTGGCCCCGGTGTCAGTGCTCAGGTGAACCTCTGTTCCGATAGCCCCAGATGCACACACATCCTCCCCAGATGGGGTGAGGGTGAGCTGGGGGAGAAGGCTTGGATTCTGGCTGGATGAGGTGGTTGACAGGAACACTTCTTCCATCCCCACCCCAACTCCATCAGTTCCTTCCTGGCTCACAAATCCTACCATGTCCGTCAACATGGATGATGTCACTTCCTCTGTCCCTACCACCACCTCCACTACCTCATTCTCCTTCCTTGCATCCTCTCCCCTTTTaccctccttccctcctgcATTGAGGTTGGAGTGAGAGTTTTTGTGCAGTGCCAGGTTTGATGAGTGTGTG from Echeneis naucrates chromosome 6, fEcheNa1.1, whole genome shotgun sequence encodes:
- the nat14 gene encoding putative N-acetyltransferase 14, whose translation is MVRLELDQVVMRRMKEEDIEMIKALIKEGCEGTENRLILHILTRPLCLFILAVFSSILRCLVHSFILALAIPVFLLIIFLKITMPRSTGVLGSSRPYWDYIGSSHRGTEEETLQNPYCRISGKTPITKRPRCRISSKDKNKDVSTEKITPEREQAAGQVWVAECEGEVVGCIFCEPERRPGIRRICRLVTSSWYRRDGLARLFVQSLEQREREMGAHRIYAHVPYPSKVGAAFFTKLGYRQQGEGADEDNDEETKLETPERGFLGYPLNKVFYKDL
- the znf628 gene encoding zinc finger protein 850, whose translation is MVTSSVSGPAQQTKQSDHPFQCLDCGKSFRWSSRLTHHQRSHNNERPYRCNLCPKAFKGSSALLYHQRSHSGEKPYKCQDCGKAFKRSSLLQVHQSVHTGVRTFLCPYCPLTFKWSSHYQYHLRQHTGECPYPCDTCPKAFKNSSSLRRHKNVHLGLKPYTCSVCNKSFTQSTNLRQHMRIHTGERPYICGECGRSFTHSSNLALHKNSHSNLNAGGKEGKRGEDARKENEVVEVVVGTEEVTSSMLTDMVGFVSQEGTDGVGVGMEEVFLSTTSSSQNPSLLPQLTLTPSGEDVCASGAIGTEVHLSTDTGASVLLYSCGSCSHTFGTQTELEEHQAIHIAPEQNRASGETGPGPGMEVGDGLVGAGHLLADFEEVVETTTVAENGQTTEVLLGLTEGADSNNANVDTTQAQFDLLQSFTEVTQSSETVQPEARTTWAGLSCGYCSKTFKTSGGLNRHMSLMHSLSSQSRSQFSCSACDRSFPLLSSLLTHQHSHTPEQRLLAEAEAEIVCPPSLSLSLPLPSSPSQADKQQEGQREIHVDIITVGEEQEEQPAKPTKAPKKTGASKSTPAGERPYRCSECGKAFKGSSGLKYHMRDHTGERPYRCTECGKSFKRSSLLSIHQRVHTGVRAFQCPHCPLTFKWSSHYQYHLRQHTGERPYVCKECGKSFKNTSCLRRHSQMHSGLRPHICSICSKSFSQTSNLKQHERTHSGERPFQCTHCNKSFTHSSNLQLHLRTHSSRKDFKCPYCSKEFVMHSYLQRHIRTHGNSVPMPCPARGGKDGVAVKASVGGVTTTTTLLNPITLEASGNNGSLIVSQPALNIPPNTSQNYFMIQTASGLQLIPLSSPAPTPPPPPPPPPSQPQNFLLLQCPSNNGSQSSLILVPTTNNPPPALEPQTLPVLQTIQALQPVLNQTQTPIPQFPTLSQQQQQTRIIITNNNNNANTPVATPTHTLSTNSLLTKPILGKSTRTARGRRGRKPKAALQKSATATVSHTAAGALLSTDGNTQNVAAADTTTSPSSGSHCSLSTSCTTVPTFSSSTSVVPTADTSGAPSAVTTVTPAATVATASACSPIKATLERKTHTTVEQMTTGDTITGKQFVLCFDNEEQTKEGMSIEEGGDSYVLQFEGDATAGAVDGGMGGEGKSLVLQFKTDGQGEGEKGGDNGGLMSLLHKWGGEKSERHAGEESSQGESYVLHFHTEAQDSSPSSATFSQGQDNSLQLSCTPTQGLVPLDGQEVVFELGGETKMEQEAEEGMQMIALIQGEGGIIGEEGAGCNAANGNVTESGGSIFQLESGEEIVIIEVSTSSLREGRMEGGGDGELSQSTEVKYENTNAEENEKSVKEHNSAANTEVQSCTEDTIRNGPIAKSKDVHFSN